One genomic window of Sporosarcina ureae includes the following:
- a CDS encoding RluA family pseudouridine synthase yields MNVKMMKRKNNTLFQLQFVVKESGLLREFLAQHEISKTTLTAIKYRGGEILVNGQSQNVRHKLQPGDQVTVLFPPEQVSDGLIPQEGALSILYEDETLLMLDKPAGQSTIPSRNHPSGTLANFVCGKFETEGILSTAHMVTRLDTDTSGIICVAKNRHIHHLLSKQMAQDLFQRQYTAFSEGIITTPFLTIEQPIGRKDGSIIERIVREDGQYSKTDVSVKAHYRNEADCFSVIDLTLHTGRTHQIRVHMQWLGHPLIGDDLYDANPDVFPRQALHCSSVSLLHPITKERMHFTSPLPEDMQYYLRQSQQVCGFSQQQPLC; encoded by the coding sequence ATGAACGTGAAGATGATGAAAAGAAAAAATAATACGCTGTTTCAATTACAATTCGTTGTGAAGGAAAGTGGATTGCTTCGTGAATTTTTAGCGCAGCATGAAATTTCCAAAACGACGTTAACGGCTATTAAATATCGCGGTGGCGAGATCTTGGTGAATGGACAGTCTCAAAACGTGCGTCATAAGTTGCAACCTGGTGATCAAGTCACTGTATTATTCCCTCCGGAACAAGTGAGTGATGGATTGATTCCACAAGAGGGCGCGTTATCCATTTTATATGAAGATGAAACCCTTTTGATGCTTGATAAACCAGCTGGACAGAGCACGATCCCTTCTCGCAATCATCCTTCTGGAACGCTTGCGAATTTTGTCTGTGGAAAATTTGAAACAGAAGGTATTCTATCAACTGCTCATATGGTGACGCGTCTTGATACAGATACATCGGGTATTATTTGTGTGGCAAAAAACCGCCATATTCACCATCTATTAAGCAAACAAATGGCGCAAGATTTGTTTCAACGTCAATATACTGCATTCTCGGAAGGTATAATTACTACGCCATTCTTGACTATCGAACAACCGATTGGTAGAAAAGATGGCAGTATTATTGAGAGAATTGTGCGGGAGGATGGACAGTATTCAAAAACCGATGTGTCCGTAAAAGCGCATTATCGTAATGAAGCAGACTGTTTCTCCGTTATAGACTTGACGTTGCATACAGGCCGTACGCATCAAATTCGTGTGCACATGCAATGGCTTGGTCATCCACTCATAGGTGATGATTTATACGATGCGAATCCAGACGTATTCCCACGCCAAGCATTGCATTGTTCTAGCGTCAGTTTACTTCATCCGATAACGAAAGAGAGAATGCACTTTACTAGTCCGTTGCCGGAAGATATGCAATACTATTTACGGCAAAGTCAGCAAGTGTGCGGATTCTCTCAACAGCAACCACTCTGTTAA
- the mgtE gene encoding magnesium transporter: protein MTTQPEQMKSEIVLDAVKLRELLSNEDIHSFRKEYLVLHPYDRATFYEEVGAELRELMYFYLSPKELAEIFETSEIEEDEYEEFLEEMDATYAAEMISYMFVDNAVDVLKELDKKKVVSYLTLMDKEAAIQIKALLHYEEYTAGSIMTTEFVTVSENSTVRSAMTILRSEAPSAETIYYIFVVDDYQRLTGVVSLRDLIIADEDTLIRAIMSDRLVSVSVSDDQEDVARTIQDYNFLAVPVVDFQQHILGIITVDDIIDVIDEEASDDYSKLAGVSTMDTFDKNPFSAAKKRIPWLLILLVLGMLTANLIDLFTETISQVALLAAFIPLIAGTAGNSGTQSLAVAVRGIATRDIEDESKLKLLIREAGTGIITGVICAIFVVLLIFIWKHELVIALLVGAAMMVSIFVATISGSFIPLFMHKLKVDPAVASGPFITTLNDVISVVIYLGLATVFLSSL, encoded by the coding sequence ATGACTACTCAACCAGAACAAATGAAAAGTGAGATCGTTTTGGATGCAGTGAAGTTGCGAGAATTGCTGAGCAACGAGGACATTCATTCGTTCAGAAAAGAATATTTGGTACTTCATCCGTATGATCGAGCGACTTTTTATGAAGAAGTTGGTGCAGAGCTTCGGGAATTGATGTATTTTTATTTATCGCCAAAAGAACTTGCGGAAATATTTGAAACAAGTGAAATTGAAGAAGATGAATATGAAGAGTTCCTTGAGGAGATGGACGCGACATATGCCGCAGAGATGATTTCATACATGTTTGTGGATAATGCGGTAGATGTCCTGAAAGAACTAGATAAAAAGAAAGTCGTTAGCTATCTAACATTGATGGATAAAGAAGCAGCGATTCAAATTAAAGCATTACTACACTATGAAGAATATACAGCTGGTTCGATCATGACGACGGAATTCGTGACGGTTTCCGAAAATTCCACTGTTCGTTCCGCTATGACAATTTTACGTAGTGAAGCACCAAGTGCTGAGACGATTTACTATATTTTCGTTGTGGATGACTACCAGCGCTTAACTGGAGTCGTTTCATTACGAGACTTGATTATTGCCGATGAAGATACATTAATTCGCGCCATTATGAGTGATCGTCTCGTCAGCGTATCCGTTTCCGACGACCAAGAAGACGTTGCCCGAACGATTCAAGATTATAACTTCCTAGCTGTTCCAGTTGTCGACTTCCAGCAACATATTTTAGGGATTATTACAGTTGATGACATTATTGACGTTATCGATGAAGAAGCATCGGATGATTATTCTAAACTTGCCGGTGTCTCGACAATGGATACATTTGATAAAAACCCATTTTCTGCTGCCAAAAAACGGATTCCATGGCTACTGATTTTATTGGTTCTTGGAATGTTAACGGCGAACTTAATTGATTTATTTACTGAAACGATTTCTCAAGTTGCTTTATTAGCCGCATTTATCCCCTTGATCGCCGGAACAGCCGGAAATAGTGGAACCCAGTCTCTTGCTGTTGCGGTTCGTGGTATCGCAACACGTGATATTGAAGATGAAAGTAAATTGAAGTTATTGATACGAGAAGCGGGTACTGGAATTATTACAGGTGTGATTTGCGCAATATTTGTCGTTTTATTAATTTTTATCTGGAAACATGAACTGGTGATCGCTTTATTAGTAGGAGCAGCAATGATGGTTTCGATTTTCGTTGCAACGATTTCGGGATCATTTATTCCGCTATTTATGCATAAACTGAAAGTAGACCCGGCTGTGGCCTCAGGACCATTTATTACTACTCTTAACGACGTTATCAGTGTCGTCATTTATCTAG